One window of Elaeis guineensis isolate ETL-2024a chromosome 11, EG11, whole genome shotgun sequence genomic DNA carries:
- the LOC140852607 gene encoding uncharacterized protein gives MPEFSKSERDFSFAAIDFVLLVVFLSSCSSQGLNMEGQYLLEVKSQMMDDFHHLDSWNPKDQTPCGWKGVNCTFGYDPVVSSLDLNSMNLSGTISPSIGGLVHLTYLDLSFNGFSGRIPAEIGNCSKLEILNMNNNNFEGKIPPELGNLSSLVTCNLCNNKLSGSLPEEIGNLSSLTELVLYTNNLTGPLPHSIGKLKNLAIFRAGQNMISGSLPVEISECQNLNMLGLAQNQLGGEIPKELGKLRYLTDLILWANQLSGVIPKELGNCSSLQTLALYQNNLVGHIPVEIGNLKNLVWLYLYTNLLNGTIPKEIGNLTLATEVDFSENMLTGGIPAELGNIKGLHLLHLFENQLTGFIPTELCGLKNLTRLDLSINNLTGPIPNGLQYLTELIQLQLFNNMLSGSIPQRLGVYSPLWVADFSDNNLTGQIPRHLCRNSNLILLNLGSNKMTGNIPTGITNCKSLVQLRLGGNNLTGSFPSDLCKLVNLSTIELGQNKFGGPIPPEIGDCKALQRFNIPNNFFTSELPGGIGNLSRLVVFNISSNRFGGRIPILIFNCTKLQRLDISQNHFMGTLPNEVGNLLQLELLFLSDNRLSGNIPSILGQLSHLTELQMGGNQFSGGIPEELGGLSSLQIAMNLSYNNLSGYIPQELGNLALLEFLLLNNNHLTGEIPATFVNLSSLLRLNVSYNNLTGPLPPISLFQNMPLSSFLGNKELCGGPLGECVGSLSSSTPSSLRATNTPLGKIIAIIAAAVGGISLVLIAVIVYFMRKPLETVAPLQDKQLSSTASGMYISPNEGFTFQDLVAATNNFDEGFIIGRGACGTVYRAVMQSGHTVAVKKLASNREGSNADNSFRAEILTLGKIRHRNIVKLYGFCNHLGSNFLLYEYMSRGSLGELLHGVSSSSLDWDTRYMIALGAAEGLSYLHHDCKPHIIHRDIKSNNILLDENFEAHVGDFGLAKLIDMPYSKSMSAVAGSYGYIAPEYAYTMKVTEKCDIYSYGVVLLELLTGRAPVQPLDQGGDLVTWVWNYIKNNSLTPGILDGKLNLEDKIAVDHMITVLKIALLCTRMSPFDRPPMRQVVLMLIESKERAGSFASSPVSDLSPKDNHT, from the exons ATGCCGGAGTTTTCAAAATCTGAAAGGGATTTTTCTTTCGCGGCTATTGATTTTGTATTGCTGGTAGTCTTTCTATCATCATGTAGTTCCCAAGGGCTAAACATGGAAGGCCAGTACCTTTTGGAAGTTAAGAGTCAAATGATGGATGACTTCCACCACCTTGATAGTTGGAACCCTAAAGATCAAACGCCTTGTGGATGGAAGGGTGTGAATTGCACATTTGGCTATGATCCTGTGGTTTCCTCTCTTGATCTGAACTCCATGAATCTATCCGGAACCATCTCTCCAAGCATTGGTGGCTTAGTGCACCTAACATATCTTGACCTCTCCTTCAATGGGTTCTCAGGAAGAATCCCTGCGGAGATAGGAAATTGCTCAAAGTTGGAGATTCTAAACATGAACAACAATAACTTTGAAGGCAAAATCCCTCCAGAATTGGGTAATCTCTCTTCCTTGGTTACCTGCAATTTATGTAATAACAAGCTTTCTGGTTCCCTTCCTGAGGAGATTGGAAATCTCTCCTCGCTCACAGAACTAGTGTTGTATACCAATAACTTAACGGGTCCATTGCCTCATTCCATTGGCAAACTCAAGAACCTGGCCATCTTTCGAGCGGGGCAGAATATGATCTCTGGAAGCTTACCTGTTGAGATAAGTGAATGCCAGAACTTGAACATGCTTGGACTTGCTCAAAACCAGCTAGGCGGTGAGATCCCTAAAGAACTCGGGAAGCTGAGGTATTTGACTGATCTGATTCTTTGGGCCAATCAACTGTCTGGAGTTATCCCCAAGGAGCTTGGAAACTGTTCAAGCCTTCAGACTCTTGCACTGTACCAGAATAATCTAGTGGGCCACATACCTGTGGAGATTGGGAACCTGAAAAATTTAGTGTGGTTATATCTGTACACGAATTTATTGAATGGAACAATCCCAAAGGAGATTGGGAATCTTACTCTGGCAACAGAAGTAGACTTCTCAGAGAATATGTTGACTGGAGGAATACCAGCAGAGCTAGGTAACATAAAGGGCTTGCACCTGCTCCATCTCTTTGAGAACCAGCTGACAGGGTTTATCCCGACTGAGCTGTGTGGACTCAAGAATTTGACTAGGCTTGATCTTTCAATCAACAACCTCACTGGTCCTATCCCTAATGGATTGCAGTATCTGACTGAGTTGATCCAATTACAACTCTTTAATAACATGCTTTCCGGTAGCATTCCTCAGAGGCTTGGGGTGTATAGTCCCCTTTGGGTAGCCGATTTTTCAGACAACAACCTCACTGGGCAAATACCAAGACATCTTTGCAGAAATTCTAATCTTATATTGCTGAACCTAGGGTCAAACAAGATGACAGGAAACATCCCAACTGGTATCACAAATTGCAAATCCTTGGTGCAGCTTCGTTTAGGTGGGAACAACCTCACGGGGAGCTTCCCTTCTGACCTGTGCAAGCTCGTAAACCTCAGTACCATTGAGCTTGGTCAAAACAAGTTCGGTGGCCCCATTCCACCAGAGATAGGGGACTGTAAAGCTTTGCAACGGTTTAACATTCCCAACAACTTTTTTACATCTGAGTTGCCAGGAGGGATCGGTAATCTATCACGGCTGGTTGTCTTTAACATTTCATCTAACAGATTTGGAGGAAGAATACCCATATTGATTTTCAACTGTACAAAACTCCAAAGACTTGATATCAGCCAGAATCATTTTATGGGCACATTACCAAATGAAGTTGGAAACCTCCTGCAGTTGGAATTGCTGTTTCTTTCTGATAACAGGCTATCTGGAAATATACCCTCAATTTTAGGACAGCTTTCTCATTTGACAGAGTTGCAGATGGGTGGTAATCAGTTTAGTGGTGGAATACCAGAGGAATTAGGGGGACTTTCAAGCTTGCAAATTGCAATGAATCTCAGCTATAACAATCTTTCTGGATATATACCACAAGAACTTGGAAATCTTGCTTTGTTGGAATTTCTTTTACTCAATAATAATCACTTAACTGGTGAAATCCCTGCCACATTTGTGAATTTATCTAGTTTACTTCGTCTTAATGTCTCGTACAACAATCTCACTGGTCCACTTCCTCCGATTTCTTTGTTTCAAAACATGCCCTTGAGCAGCTTTCTAGGAAACAAAGAGCTTTGTGGTGGACCTCTTGGTGAGTGTGTTGGGTCTCTATCTTCATCAACTCCATCTTCATTGAGAGCAACAAATACCCCCTTGGGGAAGATCATTGCTATAATTGCTGCTGCTGTTGGAGGGATTTCACTAGTTCTTATTGCTGTGATCGTATACTTTATGAGAAAACCGCTTGAGACTGTCGCTCCTTTGCAAGACAAGCAGCTTTCTTCTACAGCATCAGGCATGTACATTTCCCCAAATGAAGGATTTACATTCCAAGACCTGGTTGCTGCCACAAATAATTTTGATGAGGGTTTCATAATTGGAAGAGGTGCTTGTGGGACGGTATACAGAGCAGTCATGCAGTCTGGACACACTGTTGCTGTAAAGAAGTTAGCATCAAATCGAGAGGGAAGCAATGCAGACAACAGCTTCCGTGCAGAGATTTTGACTCTTGGAAAGATAAGGCATCGAAACATTGTGAAGCTATATGGTTTCTGCAATCACCTGGGCTCCAATTTTCTTCTGTACGAGTACATGTCAAGAGGCAGCCTGGGTGAACTGCTTCATGGGGTATCTTCTTCCAGCCTTGACTGGGATACGCGTTATATGATTGCCCTTGGAGCTGCTGAGGGGCTTTCATACTTGCACCATGATTGTAAGCCCCACATCATTCACCGAGATATCAAGTCTAACAATATTCTACTTGATGAAAATTTTGAAGCACATGTTGGGGATTTTGGATTGGCAAAGTTAATTGACATGCCATACTCAAAATCAATGTCTGCAGTTGCTGGATCTTATGGGTACATAGCACCTG aatatgCTTATACAATGAAGGTCACAGAAAAATGTGATATTTATAGTTATGGAGTTGTCCTATTGGAGTTGCTGACTGGAAGAGCACCTGTTCAGCCATTAGACCAAGGTGGTGACCTTGTAACATGGGTTTGGAATTACATTAAGAACAATTCTTTGACTCCTGGAATACTTGATGGTAAATTGAATCTAGAAGACAAGATTGCTGTCGATCACATGATCACAGTTCTGAAAATTGCTTTGTTGTGTACAAGAATGTCACCATTTGATAGACCACCAATGCGGCAAGTTGTACTGATGCTGATTGAGTCTAAAGAGAGAGCTGGGAGCTTTGCATCCTCGCCAGTTTCTGATCTCTCGCCAAAGGACAATCACACATAA